Genomic window (Zingiber officinale cultivar Zhangliang chromosome 2B, Zo_v1.1, whole genome shotgun sequence):
ATTATAGACTAagttcaaccttgatccatctcacctgattctaagttatcaatcaggtaatcttaagtatttttgtgatatggttatctttgatttaaattatttctaaggattaatttacatttgagttaaaattaggttttccaattagtcaattaaataagtatttcaaagattgattccgaggtcagggcgaggctctaggccttcttgggtatgagatcatcaaccccttcctagacagaatcgctcaaagaaatatatattcaattttctttttgaaactcctagatttaactagcaagtgtaaattacgcctagatccttaagctatcctagtctaagcatgtatattgcaaggaaaaataaataaacaagcatcaatcagttctatttattggtaaagatggtctttctatagactccccctggatcatagcctcgatatggtctatcaaggtaatggatctgatccttggggacccaatagtgaccaggtccaacttgattaaccaagtttgacttggggacctatacttgaattatgtttctattatttctatttactaatgacaagtatgatttaaactttgttttggtcttaaatccaagtccggatttgttgtaaacggctcgctgtttccCAAGAaacagatccagattcttggaacccaaggtgaaccgttccaacgtgtccttgagttctttaatttgagttttcaaattggaattttatttctcaagttgttggacttgagttgaacttccaatttgaactgattcagttaaagaactcgagtcagtcactcccttaagggatgttacctccttttggagcgacttaacccggatgttggatttagccaactttttaagcaagtacggaattaaatttttcgagtcatctaagttaatactagacattaaagcacttactgtgggttttggtccttcggaaacggatgtgtatccgtggcttcgctcagactcagtttccgactcgctctcggtttcgTACTCGAATTCGGACTCGGTTTCGTCAATATCTACTTATACTGgcaacgcgaggaagcttgtctTTTCTTCTACGTCggactcggattcatctgatgactcggaccaggtCGCCTTTaataccttccttcttttcttcttgtttggacaatctggcttgtagtgccccttctggttgcagccgtAACATGTAACTTTAGATTTGTCCTTCGTGTTTGTTTGATTCACCTTTTTCGACTTGCATATTTTCCGTACGAGCTTTATCAGTTCAGAAACAACTTCGTCATCGTCCTCTGcatctgattcatctttggacttgggCTTAGTTTTGTGCCTCGACATTGGTTCACGCAttctgctggtacctgcaaccaaagcaacacctttctcgaccgggcgtgcattagtctgttcatgcaattctaattccgaAAAAAGTTTGTCTAATTTGATTGaagagaggtccttagaaaccttgtaagcatcaaccatggatgcccacaaggtgttccttggaaaagccctaagtgcgtaccttattatgtcgcgGTTTTCTATTCTTTGGCCGATTGCGTGAAGGTCGTTTAGGATGTCCCGAATGCGTGCGTGAAGCTGGCTTGCTGTCTCATTTTCCtgtatttttaagttatacaatttatttcataataaatgccgcttacttactttggtatcggaggtcccttcgtgaagctcgatcagcttctcccatagctccttggcgctcgagaatggaccgacgcggtttaactcctcctttgttagtccgcactggagggtacaagttgctctggcatttgcctccaccttcttgattaatgcaggttcccagtcctcgtagggtgtaggattgccgtctttatccgttggcagatccaaaccagtcttgacgatcatccacgtctcaaactggatcttcaggaagttctccattctgtctttccagtaaccaaagtcctctccggtgaagaacGGGGGACGGatagtactatagccttcttgaaggtccattttagatcaactaaatacaaaaaaaataaacaacaagaaaattccagaacttggtcctggattagcagtgcgggaagtataaaaaatagaatacgaactcgggtggtgttgcaccaacctcaagcaaaaatcaattcgagaaaagaattagaatatagcgataaagctaaattctaattgactctgaaaaatctgaaaataccacgaaaaattgttttgaatggtgttttcaccgattcaaaacgaccccgctctgataccaattgttggatcgaaagcgctagaggggggggtgaatagcgctcgcggctatttcatgTTTTTcagaaatcgttcgagtaatttaaacgcagcggaaagtaaatgcaaacacacagaagacacagtagaattacttcgttcggagcctagctcgactcctactcgaaggctcgcgatccttgatcgctttctgtgtgCAACAACTATAGGCTCGTTAAAtgtttacaatttgaagtacaataattaataacaataaaatataccaacgataATGGAAAGACGGAAgaactgagctccgggtcgtcgggatgataTTGCTGCACCTCGGGATTGACTTGTTAGCAGCAGGAAGTAGAAAGATTGCTTCTGAGATTGATGATCGAAGCTGCACCccaaggctcccttttatagctctgcagacgctgatccagatccccaagtctcgagatcagctttgacccaaacggatcggtcgaccgatcccctgttcggtcgaccgatcagatgatctccaccacaTCTGATCCGTCGATCCATCGCTCCGCTttgatctggtcaaactctatatccctgggttcggtcgaccgatcccaaggtccggtcgaccgattagtctcctctgacccgctcacCTCAGCCtaatccagtcgacacctatcccaggttcggtcgaccgatcccaaggttcggtcgaccgatctcctgGTCAAGCCCGgcccaacctctggagatctgatctactgatatgtgggttcggtcgaccgatcccaaggttcggtcgaccgatcccggtcacttctaactctgcacaaaaaGGTTAATCTCcagtaaaacagagttagaacacaaaagataatatatacaaataaatttgacagtcaacggactatccgagtctgacttcgaattttcaaccggaaaccctaggtcgacccgacgcctactgttccctctttcggggaacgcgccctcacctactcctctcaggagatttacatgttgccagtatgatccttcagatcgactagacttttgctcaacgtctgaTGCTTCCGGTTTTCATGCTGGATGTCctgtcctcgacccatccagacttctacccggttcgcgacaccaggattttaacctagggttaccaccccctaggatttttgcccgaagcgtcgacccgccaagacttccagcatagggttgccaccccctataacctaggggttaccaccccctagggttttcccttgcctaaccgcagctaggactttcctgaaacactcagtcacacacattagataacaattaaacttaactttgaatctctttgccattatcaaaactaaggttcgatcgtcggatgcttcccgcaccaacacaatgaTGAATTGTGATTctaccaagcactggtggttacGACGAACTAAGCGGTACCCAAACTATCACGGGCACTCCATCGAGCaaaagttgcacgacagaggaggagggaacATAGGTGAAGAGCTTCTGTTACTTTCTATGTGCGTAACCTATATCCATTATGtggtaaaatattggttgttccgcttgggcaaattttgcccgaCTGGTCTGGCATTCAACGCATGTAGGTCGTGCCCGTACACGAGTCAACATTGTTCAATGCATTCCAAgccttggatttgcacccccccccccccccccttgtgCACCGATGAATGAGAGAAAGCTTCTCCCCATGCATTTCTTCgtatcctcaatgcatgtgaatcaatataaactaaccaacataccttgaaactctcaatgtggaactaaagtctcattcacaattgAGCTTCatgtctcttccacctcttctccattcacatatatccaacagaTAATCGTCATTTAATCCATTAGCATGCGGAGAAGAACGAAGAGGTCTTCTTGGGAAGATAATTGTCATTTAATCCATTATCATGCGGAGAAGAACGAAGAGGTCTTCTTGGGAAGATAATTTTCATTTAATCCATTAGCATGCGGAGAAGAACGAAGAGGTCTTGAGAAGAATGAAGAGGTCTTCTTGGGAAGATAATTTTGATTTAATCCATCAAAATCCAAACCGGTGTATAAGAAGCTCCCCTTGTTGTTCCCCTGTGGAAAACCTCTCTATCATCATCTAGTACATCAACGAGGTGTGCTCTGAAGGTGACGAATCTTCCTTCATCCTCGTCAACCCCTTCGATTGTTCCCTTGCTTGGATACTAGACAAGGTAAGATTTCAATCTTGATAAGACTTAAATAGaggtatcaatcgactgatgaacTCTTAAACTTCGAATTCAGGGTTTGAATGGGTTTAAGGTGTTTGTTGCACAACAGACAATTGTTCGATTTGAGCAATCAACCAATGATAATATTGcagtaaaaagaatgtttgaaaCTCGCcgaatctgttggatcgagacgcacgtgagagggagtaaatcacgtggttttaaaaaacttttttctttttgaaataagTACATAGCGGaaagaaaaatcaaaagcaaGTAACAGTAAGAGGCACgattcgattttacttggttcggagccttcggcgacttctactccaagactcaggtcccgtGGATATATCGACGGGTAATTCATTAAAACACCTCTTCTGAAATCTCCGAAAGAAGGGATCAAGTACAAGAGAAAGAATAGGACAAGTGTAGTATGCTACACTtttcttttgcaataattaagtgTAAAATCGTAAATTTGTTACCCAACGTCTTTGAAGATTATTGGATCAAGCTCTATGTTGGATGGCTCCTCAGCAGTAGTCGGGCATAGCAACGTCATAGCAAAGTAGCGGTAGAAAACTGGAGCAATCGAAAATCCAATCGGACGCGTAGAAGCTCATATGGAAGTTGTGTCTCGAAGCTTGGTCGAGACACCCATTTAAAgagtgtggaaggcaccttccatagccttggaggtgcctccaacgtgTAAAATCTGATCCCAAACTCGTTGCTCTTTATCTGCGataaagtttgaattttatcacttggaagacgccttctatagcaccaaaggcgtcttccatgaatAGTACAAAGGTATCTTCCAATGCTTGAACgtgcctcgggtattgttcatctaaggtatttttgctccttttgccctacAAGTTAGGTTAGTCTAACACGATAATATTTAACTTGTAAAATAATATAGGtacaataatataattaatttatgacttagattctgtcttctagactaggatctagtcaatgtctcaatttagatttccaaaatggacctaattgGGTCGATGCCTATTGTCCCCTCAACCGGAATGCATCCTCACTTactcactctcctccagtgacttaccttcacatACCTGCAAAatatctggtcctccagacctatttcaACTTTCTCTAGTCTTGCTTAGTATCTGACCAAGCTGATTTGCTAAGACTTTCTTGTAACACTGAGTTaacacaatagataaaatagtaaagtaaaaagTGTTAATAGATTTCAGGATTCGCTGGTCCGATCAGTCGCACGTGGTCAACCAGAAACTAGTTGCTCACACATGCATGGACTTTAtttctccaagacttctcatttcCTAGGGTTAGCTCCCCCTAGGGTTAGCTCCCCCAAGggtttcctagcttcactcactaggacttccaatgtCTGGCTTTACTAACcaggacttccatcacctagctattgggatgtatactataagcctagcttttgtatgaacatctgttttaaaatattttgaaatgagaatcactttagtcaaatgtttacattttatatttatatatatgtcaatatagttgtccatttaatttatactatagataatatagtgtgtggtgccacacagaagatcatgttatcagttccttataaattataaatagtagctcacaaccaagatggattggggcaaaccattggaatggttgtagtgtaatttggtattagtctgtcttgactataaaattacactagtacactatgtgtgtattgagcaggaccgtttaaggttgttcgatttgtactgactacataaaagaatagaacctctgttattatagatatgcgtcctcttaatccctatataataacaagcacatatacttagtatttatttctttaacttatcaatgagtgagatttattcgttaaatcaataggcccgatgagttgagaaatagtactgtttatatggtgtgttgttgattatagaaggaatctgttcctaattatttaggctaatgatgtccctttgaggagctcataaggattatcatgtaaactctgtaggtggacttagtccggcatgataataaagttgagtggtactactcttagaatcagatgttaattaattggattgtcagtaactcaattaattaacgggtatacgatatcttaaacatagagagattaacgcactcatgataagaaggagtccatattgtgatatgagattggtgtgttagttcaataataaccctttagtggtatgggttattattgatggacttgagttaggtgttcgggccgaacacaggaagcccaagcccatcaggaggcctaaaccaattcctcctctaggtctctgttgtagcctctatataaagtctcgcatccacccatccacaatTGGGTTTTTCTTACCTTCCTAGGGTCGACGgcaaggctataaaaggagtaggtggtggccccaaaaacctaataattttccctcaattctcttctctcctcctagggccggcggcacacatcctcctccttgtggtcggcgcccctcacCTCCTCCCTCCTTGTGGCCAGCGCccctcccctcctccttgcttagagTCGGCGCCCCTCCTTATTGCCAAGGGTCGGTGCCCctcttccttgctagggtcggcgcccctccttgctagggtcgacaCCCCTCCTTGCTAGGATCTCTTGGTGGGCGGcggattggagaagaggaagaagaggagaaggaagaagattagtaGGCTCTCCATCCTAgagattccttggtggccggcggtttggaaacaaagaagagaagaagggtggttttgtcttggtagatcggcgcgcacacgacgtccaagaaaaggagaggaatacagccaaagatcaagaggtctttagctacaaaggaaatgtacaactagttctttaattccgctgcgtaattagtttagttttctttgtatcgattttgaataccaacataaAAGGTCAGCAATCTTatacttcaatcaaggtgtgctttgatccgtcaagaacttgcttgattgatcaaacacatgtctgatcgaacatgtgggttgctaggaaaagttctgtacttgtacaatttttgtacagggaaatttaaacagaacggaattccagcgccttcactagcttcactcactagggcccaatttcatttaccaggacttccactacctagctttactcactagggcccgatatcactcaccaggacttctactacatagcttcactcactaaggcctagcttcactcaccagaatttctccTTGCCTAACattcagttaggactagtcactcagtagaatctttcagttaggacttacccttgctagtcatttagtcctgactagacttctctcttccaaacatcaagttctgtttggatcaacccttagtCAAACTGATCATACTTGagtttattgtcaaacatcaaaatcctagaggtcgattacaccaacatAATCAACTCGACTGATGATGATCAATtgattgatgatgtggagtagtCAATTGTTTTCATGGTTGCAATGAACATAATGTTTTAAATTCGACTGTGTGACTTGACTATTTAGGTAGCAGTTGATTGATGGTCATGAACAATCGACTATTATGGTAAAAGCTAAATTGGAATTATTACAATGTTGAAATTCAACAAAATAATCGATTGATGGGAGCTATAAGTCGATTGTTAAAGAAAAATCAACCCCAACCTAAAGCCTATAAAGGAAGAATTCGTGGAAGATTTCGATGTTGATTCTTAAGGGTTTTGGAGGGGAGTACTGCTATATTTATAAACTTTTAAGAAACAATCTAAAACAACTACAAAGCAAGCAAAGCGAAATTCATTTACATAAATTATTATGTATATGTTaaagggaaaggttttaggcttagtagaataaagacataatatattaaatttaagtttagcaatattagatataatcagtcaattgttaagatagaaaaTGATAAGTTGTCCGAAATcgagagttttaaatatttaggatcatttttgtaaattGATAAagtgattgagagagatgtcttatacaAAATATAAGAACGATGGTTGAAATAGAGGAAAGTATCATGTATTttataaagtacctctaaaatttaaagtaaagttCTACAAAACAGCAGTTaaacttgctatgttatatggaactgAATGTTGAGTTAtcactcgagcacatgagcagaagataagagttgtagatatgaggatgttaaggtggatgcgtagacatatgaggatggatagaataagaaatgagagcattagagagaaagtttgaGTTGTATCTATTAagagaaaactccgagagacaagTTTAAGATGATATATACATGTATTTAAACGACCAATAAATATTCTAGTTaggcgatatgaaactatgacaaacatgcatatcaaacgaaaaacagaaaaataaaaaaagacttagttaataataataaaacaagataaaatttatttaagtatagatgatgatataataaaaGATAGAGCTCAATAatataaaaggattcatacaaccGACCCTACCTAGTAGGATAAGACTTcgttgttattgttattgtatatttcatttttcatcattatttttattttcttgtacGTGTCACTTGTAAAGAATATAGAATAAAAATTTCTCCGACTTCTGTAGGTATTCAACAAAGAGATAGATAGTGGTGTTATAAGTAGGATAATAGACCATAGAGTAGAAATCAAAGGGGAGCCTACAACATTTAATCCACAAAGTGCAATATTCAAGGAATTTAACAGGGCAACAAAAACTTATTAATATCAAACATGAAAAAGGCACAACAATTTAATCTCTTGCTAACAGTCACCAGTAAATTGCAAGACAAAAACCATGCGTCTCTCAAAATAGTAAATGATGATCAACTCAACAACTTAAACCCCAAGCAGAAAAGTACTAAAACCAATTCCAAACTCGAAACAAAAAAGCATATTTCCCTCCACAGCTTTACCTCACAGTGACAATGTCATCGATCTTCAAAATCATTCTCACATCACTCGGCTGCCAACGTGATTGTGCTGGTCCTAACCAATAGCGGTTGCACGATATTCTCCTCCAGGATGTTTGTGATTTGCCCCTTCCTCACATTGATTCCCAGCGTTGTGATGATGGCTATCGAGTTTAGGCGTTCTCTGCCAAAGTGTAGGGAATGATCTTGAGAGCTTCTGCAAACTCCTTGGTGCGGTAGCTTTCCATGCCTTGAAGCTCTTTTGAGTTTTGCCCAGGCTCCGAGCTGCCTGGACATTTGGGTGCACCCCCATCGGCAATTAGAAACTTCTTATTTACCAAGCATCTGTAAGAAAATGTAAACTACATTAGTAGATATAACTTATAAGCTTTCTATTTGCAGCATACTATCATATATACAAACATATGTTTAAGAATGGCCAACAACTAAAGCATCATTACATCATAAGCTACTAAATTCCCGAAAAAAAGAACAAAATCAGACCCTTATTGTCATCTAATCACCATTTTTATGAGAGGCTTAATTTCTGCTTGATCCAAGCTGACAATTAGTATCACCATTTTTGTGTTTGCAAAGAGATCCGCCTATTGAATTTGAGGAAAGTGACAGATTCAATGGAAAGTAGTATTTGCAGCGCTATTGTGCTTCCGATAATATAGTCATAAATCAATATGTGGTATCTCTTATGAAACATGTGAAAATTTTAAGCCAGACGGCTTCATAACATTTCTAGATTGATTCTTGACCAACAGATAAGAAATGGATTTCAAATAATTATTACCTCCTTAAAATGAGAATGATCATATAAAAATATACCATTATCTAAGAAACAAAATGGAAATCACTGATTAGTATCATTACCATTCCTTTCCTACTTCTTACCCTCACAAAGACACTCTAAACGACATACGTAACTTATCAAATGTCTATAATCGAACTATTGACAAATTATGCACCAACTACAATTACAACAGCCCCTAATATAAACTTCACACTTTTCTAACCGGGATCATTACAATAACCTGAACATATTCCAAACATAAAAGTGATGCCAAGTTAGTCCCTACTCGATAACTCACTAACAAACCAAAAATGTTCTAACTACACAATATGGAGATTCAGGCCCTTCCTACCCAAGCCAAATGTACAATGCTTTCGCCTTGTATAAACCAAAAACAAAAACCAAATTCACCTTCAGTTACTAATGGATTTGTCACTAAATTGCAGGTAACACAGGGATGAATTGACCCCGAACAAGAACAGTTGTTGTCCTTCCCATATCTTCGATCTCTGTTAACTTCACAATCTCCCCGTTCCCGACCGAGGATTCCTCCATGCAGCTTGCGAACCTGAGCTTGTCCTCTCAGAAGTGCTCAATATTGGCAATTGGGAGGCAGTTCAAAGTTTTTGTGATAAATTCAATCTCATCTCTTTCAGCATCCTTTACCACCAGAATCTTCGCCTTCACCAGTTAGTGCAGTGAGACTGTGAGAGATCATCAGTCACAGCATCTCTCAGAATGCTCTTTTTGGAGAAGAAGCACATTGCAACCTGTTGCTTTGATCTTCTTGACCATTCCTAGGATATAATTCCGTTcttattaaaaaagattttttaaataatttttttttttttattttccctaAGTCACCTCTTTATTTATGGATCAACGTGACGTGAGCAGTTACGTCATCGCGCTTACTATTCAAAATTAGTAAACAAACAGTGAGTTGGTCCAACCACCTCGCCTCCCGCGCCTATAATTAGCAGAACCACCGGCGTCGATGTACTCGGCCATCATTCCCCAACACCGGCGCCAATTTGCACTCCCATGGCCGGAGCTACGGCGGAGGATGTGAAGGTTTTGGGTCTGTCGCTGAGCCCCTTCGTCATCAGGGTTCGCATCGCCCTCCGCCTCAAGAGAGTCGAGTACGAGCTCGTGGAGGTGCGGATCACGGAGCCGAAGAGCGAGATCCTGGTGAAGTCCAACCCGGTGTACAAGAAGATCCCCGTGCTGCTCCACCGCGGAAAACCTATCTGCGAGTCCGCCGTCATCGTCCAGTACATCGACGAGGAGTGGACCGACGGAGGCGGGTCCTCCTCCATCCTCCCCGCAGACCCCTTCGACCGCGCCATCGCTCGGTTCTGGGCCGCCTACATCGACATTAAGGTAAAGGTCCCTGTTTTCGCAATCCATCAAATTAAAAACAAAACATTTGACGCCTATTTCTTCGATTTGAACCAGTTGCCTGCTCCAGTTAGGGCTTTGAGGTTTGAGACGGAGGCGGCGAAGGAGGTGGAGTTGGCCGAGCAAATCCGACAGGCGCTGGGGCTGCTGGAAGAGGCCTTCGTGGAGTGCGGCAAAGGGAAGGGCTTCTTCGGAGGGGACGCCGTCGGCTACGTGGACATCGCGCTGGGGAGTTACCTGGGGTGGATGATGGCGCTGGAGAAGGCTAAAAGCGTCAAGCTTTTGGATGCGGAGAAGCTTCCTCGGCTGGCTGGATGGGCGGAGCGGTTCCTGGCGGAGGAGTCAGTGAAGGGGCTGGTGCCGGACGCCGACGAGTATCAGAAATTTTACGCAGCCGCCGCGGCGAGGACGAGCGCTACTCCTGCATAAGATCTGGTGAGATCTAAATGGTGTGAAATTAGGGATTGAGAGTCAAGAATTCTCATTGTCTTCAAACATTTATGAAGTCAAATAAAATCTAAATCCAGTGAGAAAAATCATAGATTTTCGAACTCATTTATGATCTTAGTTGCAGATCTTGTTTGTTTCATAGCGTAATCATTTTGAGGTTGATGGAACTCGAGTTGACTCGATGAGTAAAAGGAAAGTTTATTTGGGAgaaagattgtaggtgcaatcaaTCTCATATTCATATCTGGTTGGCTAAGATTGATTTGGATGTATGTGGATGGTTGAGTAGAAAGTCTAGTTAATTAAAGTTGATCCGATACACAATGAAAAAATCTAAATAGATTACAGTTGACTGGATATTTAACGATTGAAAGTCTAACAAGTGGGTCATATTGACCGGACATTTAGTGATTATAAATTCAACAAGGAGTGAACATTagaggagaagtccaagtgagtcatggaaGACCAAATACTTATAGTTGAAAGTCTAATAAGAAGTTGCTAAAGTCCAAGTGAATTATGAAAGATCAAACACTTAACATGAGATGTGAAACTCAAGTGGATCAATATTGACTTGACATatgataataaaaaaaagttCAAATAGATCAAGGAGAACAAACATTTGACAATAGAAAAGTCTAATAAATCACTGATGATCCAATGTTAGGCATTAAAAGTTAAATCCTAATAGGTTATGAAAGATTGAATGTTTGACATGAGACAAGAAAAGAAGTTTAGATAGGTGAAAAAGAATCAGTTGTTTAGCAATGATGAAGTTTTGAttggtcaagattgactaaaTGTTAGAGAATGATGAAATCctaataggtcaagattgatcagatattagacagtggtgaagtcctaataGGTTAAAGTTGACCAAGTACTATTGGactccgtggt
Coding sequences:
- the LOC122045893 gene encoding probable glutathione S-transferase GSTU6, coding for MAGATAEDVKVLGLSLSPFVIRVRIALRLKRVEYELVEVRITEPKSEILVKSNPVYKKIPVLLHRGKPICESAVIVQYIDEEWTDGGGSSSILPADPFDRAIARFWAAYIDIKLPAPVRALRFETEAAKEVELAEQIRQALGLLEEAFVECGKGKGFFGGDAVGYVDIALGSYLGWMMALEKAKSVKLLDAEKLPRLAGWAERFLAEESVKGLVPDADEYQKFYAAAAARTSATPA